A genomic window from Aquila chrysaetos chrysaetos chromosome 9, bAquChr1.4, whole genome shotgun sequence includes:
- the NIPSNAP1 gene encoding protein NipSnap homolog 1 isoform X1 produces the protein MDSAPRQQDDAGSCLRTRTAGPAAWPLVPVRPSSRSRFLQRGGVGGCFPPPQAHGADPLSRRGYSRDAEGSWFRSLFVHKVDPRKDAHSNLLSKKETSNLYKIQFHNVKPECLDAYNSLTEEVLPKLHSDADYPCDLVGNWNTWYGEQDQAVHLWRFSGGYPALMDCMNKLKQNKEYLDFRKERSRMLLSRRNQLLLEFSFWNEPLPRQGPNIYELRTYKLKPGTMIEWGNNWARAIKYRQENQEAVGGFFSQIGELYVVHHLWAYKDLQSREETRNAAWRKRGWDENVYYTVPLIRTMESRIMIPLKISPLQ, from the exons atGGACAGTGCTCCCCGGCAGCAGGAtgatgcaggcagctgcctgcggACCAGGACAGCAGGACCGGCAGCATGGCCTCTGGTTCCCGTTCGGCCCTCCAGCCGGTCACGTTTCCTCCAGCGAGGGGGTGTCGGTgggtgcttcccccccccccaggcccacGGTGCTGACCCGCTGTCTCGCAGGGGTTACTCGAGGGACGCCGAAGGCAGCTGGTTCCGCTCCCTCTTCGTGCACAAGGTGGATCCCCGCAAGGACGCCCATTCCAATCTCCTCTCCAAGAAGGAGACCAGTAACCTCTACAAAATTCAGT tTCACAATGTGAAGCCGGAGTGCCTGGATGCCTACAACAGCCTGAC AGAGGAGGTGCTGCCCAAGCTCCACTCGGATGCCGACTACCCCTGCGACTTGGTGGGCAACTGGAACACGTGGTATGGCGAGCAGGACCAGGCAG TGCACCTCTGGCGCTTCTCAGGCGGGTACCCGGCCCTCATGGACTGCATGAACAAGCTCAAACAGAATAAG GAGTACCTGGATTTCCGCAAGGAGAGGAGCCGGATGCTGCTGTCCCGCAGGAATCAGCTGCTCCTGGAGTTCAGCTTCTGGAACGAGCCCCTGCCCCGCCAGGGACCCAACATCTATGAGCTCAGGACCTACAAGCTGAAG CCAGGGACCATGATCGAATGGGGCAACAACTG GGCTCGGGCCATTAAGTACCGGCAGGAGAACCAGGAGGCGGTTGGCGGGTTCTTCTCCCAGATCGGGGAGCTGTATGTCGTGCACCACCTCTGGG CCTACAAGGACCTGCAGTCCCGGGAAGAGACGAGGAACGCGGCCTGGAggaagaggggctgggatgagaaTGTGTACTACACGG TCCCGCTGATCCGGACCATGGAGTCACGGATAATGATTCCCCTGAAGATCTCACCCCTGCAGTGA
- the NIPSNAP1 gene encoding protein NipSnap homolog 1 isoform X2, whose translation MAAALRWLRRGGGGVSGGARGYSRDAEGSWFRSLFVHKVDPRKDAHSNLLSKKETSNLYKIQFHNVKPECLDAYNSLTEEVLPKLHSDADYPCDLVGNWNTWYGEQDQAVHLWRFSGGYPALMDCMNKLKQNKEYLDFRKERSRMLLSRRNQLLLEFSFWNEPLPRQGPNIYELRTYKLKPGTMIEWGNNWARAIKYRQENQEAVGGFFSQIGELYVVHHLWAYKDLQSREETRNAAWRKRGWDENVYYTVPLIRTMESRIMIPLKISPLQ comes from the exons ATGGCGGCGGCGTTGCGGTggctgcggcggggcggcggcggggtctCCGGCGGAGCGCG GGGTTACTCGAGGGACGCCGAAGGCAGCTGGTTCCGCTCCCTCTTCGTGCACAAGGTGGATCCCCGCAAGGACGCCCATTCCAATCTCCTCTCCAAGAAGGAGACCAGTAACCTCTACAAAATTCAGT tTCACAATGTGAAGCCGGAGTGCCTGGATGCCTACAACAGCCTGAC AGAGGAGGTGCTGCCCAAGCTCCACTCGGATGCCGACTACCCCTGCGACTTGGTGGGCAACTGGAACACGTGGTATGGCGAGCAGGACCAGGCAG TGCACCTCTGGCGCTTCTCAGGCGGGTACCCGGCCCTCATGGACTGCATGAACAAGCTCAAACAGAATAAG GAGTACCTGGATTTCCGCAAGGAGAGGAGCCGGATGCTGCTGTCCCGCAGGAATCAGCTGCTCCTGGAGTTCAGCTTCTGGAACGAGCCCCTGCCCCGCCAGGGACCCAACATCTATGAGCTCAGGACCTACAAGCTGAAG CCAGGGACCATGATCGAATGGGGCAACAACTG GGCTCGGGCCATTAAGTACCGGCAGGAGAACCAGGAGGCGGTTGGCGGGTTCTTCTCCCAGATCGGGGAGCTGTATGTCGTGCACCACCTCTGGG CCTACAAGGACCTGCAGTCCCGGGAAGAGACGAGGAACGCGGCCTGGAggaagaggggctgggatgagaaTGTGTACTACACGG TCCCGCTGATCCGGACCATGGAGTCACGGATAATGATTCCCCTGAAGATCTCACCCCTGCAGTGA
- the LOC115345391 gene encoding LOW QUALITY PROTEIN: pleckstrin homology domain-containing family A member 4-like (The sequence of the model RefSeq protein was modified relative to this genomic sequence to represent the inferred CDS: deleted 1 base in 1 codon) yields the protein MADGDEPPRRAPADTHGPGTQPCRPVPRVHAFGKGGQALRRDPRAPPRMRGWLHKQDSSGLRLWKRRWFVLVDLCLYYYRDSSEQQVRGGLPLPGYEIHVLPPAPRAPRFLFTAEHPGMRTYCLGAETPEELNAWVCALRRGASPLPSSPRSLSLQMPQEPRSAGASSPPLPAHPGGDLGSPPTPPPRRPPVPPLPPSKEEAPSRGGALRDKGHPGGGRGGPPWAPLPPQQGGARGSSALLDQRPTISRPL from the exons ATGGCAGACGGCGACGAGCCCCCCCGCCGGGCCCCCGCTGACACCCACGGCCCGGGCACCCAG CCCTGCCGGCCCGTGCCGCGGGTCCACGCCTTCGGAAAGGGGGGGCAGGCGCTGCGCAGGgacccccgtgcccccccccgc atgcgGGGCTGGCTGCACAAGCAG GACAGCTCTGGGCTGCGGCTCTGGAAGCGCCGCTGGTTTGTGCTGGTCGATCTCTGCCTCTACTACTAccggg ACAGCAGCGAGCAGCAAGTGCGGGGCGGCCTCCCCCTGCCCGGCTACGAGATCCACGtcctgccccccgccccccgagCCCCCCGATTCCTCTTCACG GCTGAGCACCCAGGGATGCGAACGTACTGTCTGGGGGCCGAGACCCCCGAGGAGCTGAACGCCTGGGTCTGCGCCCTGCGCCGGGGCGCATCGCCCCTGCCCAG ctccccccgctccctctccctgcagatGCCCCAGGAACCCCGGAGTGCTGGTGCCTCCTCGCCCCCGTTGCCTGCCCACCCGGGTGGGGACCTGGGGAGCCCCCCTACTCCCCCTCCTCGCCGCCCTCCAGTCCCTCCACTGCCCCCCAGCAAG GAAGAGGCCCCGTCCCGGGGGGGTGCCCTGCGGGACAAAGGacacccgggggggggccgcgggggccCCCCGTGGGCGCCGTTGCCGCCGCAGCAG GGAGGAGCCCGAGGGAGCTCCGCCCTCCTGGACCAACGACCAACCATCAGCCGCCCCCTCTAG